In Felis catus isolate Fca126 chromosome E1, F.catus_Fca126_mat1.0, whole genome shotgun sequence, the following proteins share a genomic window:
- the TMEM100 gene encoding transmembrane protein 100, with protein sequence MTEEPIKEILGTPKSSKPVTMEKSPNREVVVTTVPLVSEIQLTAATGGAELSCYRCIIPFAVVVLIAGIVVTAVAYSFNSHGSIISILGLVLLSSGLFLLASSALCWKVRQRSKKAKRRESQTALVANQRSLFA encoded by the coding sequence ATGACTGAAGAGCCCATAAAGGAGATCCTGGGAACCCCAAAGTCCTCCAAGCCAGTGACAATGGAGAAGAGCCCCAACAGGGAAGTGGTGGTCACCACGGTCCCCTTGGTCAGTGAGATTCAGTTGACGGCTGCTACAGGGGGTGCCGAGCTCTCCTGTTACCGCTGCATCATCCCCTTTGCCGTGGTGGTCCTCATCGCTGGCATAGTGGTCACGGCTGTGGCTTACAGCTTCAATTCCCATGGCTCCATCATCTCTATCTTGGGTCTGGTCCTTCTGTCGTCTGGACTTTTTTTGTTAGCCTCCAGTGCCTTATGCTGGAAGGTGAGGCAGAGGAGCAAGAAAGCCAAGAGACGGGAGAGTCAGACGGCTCTTGTGGCAAATCAGAGAAGCTTATTTGCTTAG